One part of the Macrobrachium rosenbergii isolate ZJJX-2024 chromosome 3, ASM4041242v1, whole genome shotgun sequence genome encodes these proteins:
- the LOC136827182 gene encoding uncharacterized protein isoform X2 — MRIGRSRYWYLLLASLFSISTSINGSSIHKIKAPPPDEVPDAENDEQPLTTPSTTTTTSTTARPPTPPPSVRPKAHANKFARGTDAPVSHQSRPTKAAAVARADVLSQEELKSFFTDSGRGSSILIPGCDLVHFHIKSRCSGNLLELSLLSRSPLRGQVRILEGDGEVLMEGTNLVAYGVLGPLAPSGNMWKLTKDVLKEDLQKNCYICDNMSLRVVIEAEEATCGMVVTCQQKGSSRIVNVEDRLVDLDDEIPPQRLPQPEVKSPPPAPPAPNSGPSSLQGGDPPIQDPGNTAKTTMTLVYSPDNINIEEMAGMPVTGRVSIGTRMNLILSVFSKDVALDLHVVRCQAKSDDGRGVYIVKDGCSISSVIGEFRETLSIVQETSFGSHTVRKVSQRAEVKAFNFRRSPQNITLICTIKMCGGECTERPTCVDSEINLSRSTRPPVPIFTQEVTLGKVFHVGGFPLDPSPEISNLMLDTDPNRGDPIPGNCPDGCVAFRTVIVMLCFITGVYLFITVVAVYYIRRTASKDMKGYHMDDFESPPRAYYPEYNSPRRRTPQTSPEHTSFSISSEEKNSPSYGRKVKE, encoded by the exons ATTAGCACCAGCATCAATGGATCCAGcattcacaaaataaaagctCCCCCACCAGATGAGGTACCTGATGCTGAAAATGATGAGCAACCTTTAACGACACCTTCCACTACGACAACCACATCAACTACTGCTCGacctccaacaccaccaccatcCGTGAGACCAAAGGCTCATGCAAACAAG TTTGCAAGAGGAACTGATGCTCCTGTGAGCCATCAGTCACGTCCTAcaaaagcagcagcagtagcaagaGCAGATGTACTTAGCCAAGAGGAATTGAAATCTTTCTTCACTGACAGTGGTCGGGGGAGTAGTATCTTGATTCCTGGTTGTGATcttgttcattttcatattaag TCAAGGTGCTCTGGGAATCTGCTGGAATTATCTTTGCTTTCCCGTTCGCCTTTGAGGGGTCAAGTAAGAATTCTGGAAGGAGATGGGGAGGTTCTTATGGAGGGAACAAATTTG GTGGCATATGGAGTCCTTGGTCCATTGGCACCCTCAGGCAATATGTGGAAGTTGACAAAAGATGTGCTCAAGGAAGATCTTCAGAAAAATTGCTATATCTGTGATAACATGAGCTTGCGTGTAGTTATTGAG GCTGAAGAGGCCACATGTGGAATGGTAGTAACCTGCCAGCAGAAAGGATCTTCCAGAATTGTAAATGTTGAGGACAGGCTTGTGGATCTAGATGATGAAATACCTCCTCAACGATTACCACAACCTGAAGTCAAATCGCCACCACCTGCTCCTCCAGCTCCTAATTCTGGTCCAAGTTCTCTTCAGGGAGGTGACCCCCCAATTCAAGATCCTGGAAACACAGCCAAAACGACAATGACACTTGTTTATAGTCCTGATAACATCAACATTGAAG AGATGGCTGGAATGCCCGTGACTGGTAGGGTATCAATTGGAACAAGGATGAACCTGATATTGAGTGTTTTCTCGAAAGATGTCGCCCTTGACCTACATGTAGTCAGGTGTCAGGCCAAAAGCGATGACGGTCGAGGAGTGTACATAGTTAAG GACGGATGTAGTATATCCAGTGTCATTGGTGAATTCAGGGAAACCCTTAGTATTGTTCAGGAGACATCCTTTGGCAGTCACACGGTCAGAAAAGTCTCACAGCGAGCAGAAGTAAAGGCATTCAACTTCAGGAGATCTCctcaaaatattacattaatttgTACAATAAAG ATGTGTGGTGGAGAGTGCACTGAGAGACCCACATGTGTAGATTCTGAAATAAAC CTTAGCCGAAGTACCAGACCACCTGTTCCCATCTTCACCCAAGAAGTGACTCTTGGGAAAGTCTTTCATGTTGGTGGATTCCCCCTCGACCCCTCACCAG AAATCTCCAACCTAATGCTCGACACAGACCCCAACAGAGGTGACCCAATACCTGGGAACTGTCCTGATGGCTGCGTCGCTTTCCGAACTGTCATCGTTATGCTGTGCTTTATAACTGGCGTCTACTTGTTTATTACTGTGGTGGCAGTTTACTACATCCGCAGGACTGCCAGCAAAGATATGAAGGGTTATCACATGGATGACTTTGAATCGCCTCCAAGGGCATACTATCCTGAATACAACTCTCCCCGCAGACGTACGCCACAAACTTCACCAGAACACACTTCTTTCTCCATCAGCTCAGAGGAAAAGAACAGTCCCAGTTATGGAAGAAAGGTTAAAGAATGA